One window from the genome of Pseudonocardia hierapolitana encodes:
- a CDS encoding PspA domain-containing protein gives MTEPSKERTPEPIEAEIVPDPTPPAPPAPDYDEHGVPSLDYVRDKIESRYATSLGATELAESNAAGRSVEEQEAERAAAAKARLEEIRRSLG, from the coding sequence GTGACCGAGCCGTCGAAGGAGCGGACGCCGGAGCCGATCGAGGCCGAGATCGTGCCGGACCCCACCCCGCCGGCGCCGCCCGCGCCCGACTACGACGAGCACGGCGTGCCGAGCCTGGACTACGTGCGCGACAAGATCGAGAGCCGGTACGCCACGTCGCTGGGGGCCACTGAGCTGGCGGAGAGCAACGCCGCCGGTCGCAGTGTGGAGGAGCAGGAGGCCGAGCGGGCGGCTGCGGCGAAGGCGAGGCTGGAGGAGATCCGCCGCTCACTCGGCTGA
- a CDS encoding S9 family peptidase, producing the protein MTISERPYGSWPTPITSELVTAAAVRLGEVRVDGADVVWAEGRPAEGGRTQLVRRTPDGATTDLLPDGRNARTAVHEYGGAAWWVHDGVVWFTDWADQRLYRLAPGGEPEPITPEPVAPRADRYADGDVAPDGATIVCVRERHAGSSAADVRNEVVRLASDALSEPEVLVSGPDFVAAPRLNPDGTSLAWLQWNHPSMPWDDTQLIVRDLESGEETVVAGGPGESVLEPRFEPDGSLLFLSDRTDWWNLYRWTPGADIVPVVRLDAEIGEPAWVFGSARYVRLDDGRIVFARWREGRDGLAVRQTDATLVDLDVPFSAIAAVRAAGPDAVVVVAGSPAAEPGVHRVEVSSSTVETLRPPRDLGLEAAQISVPEHITFDSVDGSGAPRRAHAQFYPPASADSSGPEGELPPLLVQIHGGPTSAAMPVLSTGVQYWTSRGFAVVDVNYGGSTGYGRAYRQELLGEWGVIDVADCLAAARRLAEQGRVDGDRLCIRGGSAGGFTTLAALARDDTPFAAGADHFGVADLEALAADTHKFESRYLDRLVGPYPQARDVYVERSPIHHVERFTRPLIVLQGAEDEVVPPNQSEMIVDALRARGTPVAYLLFEGEQHGFRRAENIRRALDSELSFYAQVLGFDLPVEEGIEPVVVENLDQHSSFGS; encoded by the coding sequence GTGACGATCTCCGAGCGGCCCTACGGCTCCTGGCCCACCCCGATCACGTCCGAGCTGGTCACGGCCGCCGCGGTGCGGCTGGGCGAGGTGCGGGTGGACGGCGCCGACGTGGTGTGGGCCGAGGGGCGGCCGGCCGAGGGCGGTCGCACACAGCTGGTGCGCCGCACGCCCGACGGCGCCACCACCGACCTGCTGCCGGACGGGCGGAACGCGCGCACGGCCGTGCACGAGTACGGCGGCGCGGCATGGTGGGTGCACGACGGCGTCGTGTGGTTCACCGACTGGGCCGACCAGCGCCTGTACCGGCTGGCACCCGGCGGGGAGCCCGAGCCGATCACCCCTGAACCGGTGGCGCCGCGGGCGGACCGCTACGCCGACGGCGACGTCGCCCCGGACGGCGCCACCATCGTCTGCGTCCGCGAGCGGCACGCGGGGTCGTCGGCGGCCGACGTGCGCAACGAGGTCGTCCGGCTCGCGTCGGACGCCCTCTCGGAGCCGGAGGTGCTGGTCAGTGGCCCGGACTTCGTGGCCGCTCCCCGCCTGAACCCCGACGGCACCAGCCTGGCCTGGCTGCAGTGGAACCACCCGTCGATGCCGTGGGACGACACGCAACTCATCGTGCGCGACCTGGAGTCCGGCGAGGAGACGGTTGTGGCGGGCGGGCCGGGGGAGTCGGTCCTGGAGCCACGTTTCGAGCCGGACGGGTCGCTGCTCTTCCTGTCCGACCGCACGGACTGGTGGAACCTGTACCGCTGGACGCCCGGCGCCGACATCGTGCCGGTCGTGCGCCTGGACGCGGAGATCGGCGAGCCCGCGTGGGTCTTCGGCTCGGCCCGCTACGTGCGGCTCGACGACGGCCGGATCGTGTTCGCCCGGTGGCGCGAGGGCCGTGACGGGCTCGCCGTCCGGCAGACCGACGCCACGCTCGTCGACCTCGATGTGCCGTTCTCGGCGATCGCCGCCGTCCGCGCGGCAGGGCCGGACGCGGTGGTCGTGGTCGCGGGGAGCCCCGCCGCCGAGCCCGGTGTGCACCGGGTCGAGGTCTCCAGCTCCACCGTGGAGACGCTGCGGCCGCCGCGCGACCTCGGCCTGGAGGCGGCCCAGATATCGGTGCCCGAGCACATCACGTTCGACTCGGTGGACGGCTCCGGCGCGCCCCGGCGGGCGCACGCGCAGTTCTACCCGCCGGCCTCGGCGGATTCGTCCGGCCCGGAGGGCGAGCTCCCGCCGCTGCTGGTGCAGATCCACGGTGGCCCGACCAGCGCCGCGATGCCGGTGCTGAGCACCGGTGTCCAGTACTGGACGAGCCGCGGCTTCGCCGTCGTCGACGTGAACTACGGCGGCTCCACGGGGTACGGGCGCGCCTACCGGCAGGAGCTGCTGGGCGAGTGGGGCGTGATCGACGTGGCCGACTGCCTCGCGGCCGCGCGCCGGCTCGCCGAGCAGGGTCGCGTCGACGGCGACCGGCTGTGCATCCGGGGCGGCTCGGCGGGCGGGTTCACCACCCTCGCCGCCCTCGCCCGTGACGACACCCCGTTCGCCGCCGGCGCCGACCACTTCGGGGTGGCCGACCTGGAAGCGCTCGCGGCCGACACCCACAAGTTCGAGAGCCGCTACCTCGACCGTCTCGTCGGCCCGTACCCGCAGGCCCGCGACGTCTACGTCGAGCGCTCACCGATCCACCACGTCGAGCGCTTCACCCGCCCGCTCATCGTGCTGCAGGGGGCGGAGGACGAGGTCGTGCCGCCCAACCAGAGCGAGATGATCGTCGACGCCCTGCGCGCCCGCGGCACCCCGGTGGCCTACCTGCTGTTCGAGGGCGAGCAACACGGGTTCCGGCGGGCGGAGAACATCCGCAGGGCCCTGGACTCCGAGCTGAGCTTCTACGCCCAGGTGCTCGGGTTCGACCTGCCCGTGGAGGAGGGGATCGAGCCGGTCGTGGTGGAGAACCTCGATCAGCACTCGTCGT